The DNA region atgggCCATGGAGCACATGGGTCCTGCactacattatttttatgacatactCATAAACAGCAGCCTTCTGGCGTCGATAAGGATAGGGGGAAAACGGAAGCAGTCAACACATTTTTATTGGTGAATAATTCTCAAGGTGGtcatttctgtttaattattgtatgagcacatatatattttagatatataggGCCTAGATTGAACTTTTCCACCTTTATTGCACAAAAGAAAAGAGTGTTGACCTGTAGCAGGGCATGATGTCACACCATATGGGATAAGTTGTCACAGAGGAGTCATATATCAATAGCCTATTAATGGTTTTTCAGTGACATGTAGACAGTAAAATAAATCTGTAACTTTTAAAAGACGTGACAACTAGCTGGTCTCCTTGACCATTTCAAATCAAATATGAAGGAAAGAATCACTATATGCACactttcaaaatgttgctttaagACTTTATCAGCTGAACAGAAATCGTGACTGAATAATTTTGTATCCAGCAGATGTCAGCCAAGTATCCTACTGAGAGTGTGTTTGGTTCGTATTTTATCTTTGCTCTAATAAATGTCAGAGAATCCAAAATTATTGGGACTGACCAATGTCTCACAAAATATCATTGTTGGAACAAGGGCAAATACAAGCTTGTAAATATGCAGTCATAATAACTCAATAGAAGCCACCAGCATTAAATGCTCTCTGTTGTAGGTGATAGAATTCCCATTTATTTTATCAACAACATGGGCAAAGAATATCCATATGCAGCAACCACTAACACagagacatttacaaaataaatatgcaacaAGATCTCCATTCAATTTGTtcttaaatactaaataaataataataaatacatcataTATGTTCAACCCACTTCACTCTGGAGGGTGTCAAAATACTTTTATGGAAAACAGAACTCATTAAATAAAgaagaatattaaaaaacaatataaaaattgttaGGTAGAAAATATTTGCacttaaaaaagataaataaataggaaggtttataaaaacaatttgCTGTCGATATTCTTAAAATATTGCCTTTCTCACAACGCAGAAGGCAACGTCTCTCCTCTTCATAACTGTTTAAAAGCTGTGTATAGAATTTTGCtttgtgaaataaattaagtCCATAAATACacactgattaataaataaataaagtaacccttaacatgaataaataataaattaaacttacatTTCAAGGACACAATTTAAATagccacaataataataataattattacaataataacatgaCGATGGAACTACAAACTATCCATGGAAGTGCAATATCTATGTTctcaaatacaataaatattactgaATGGAACAGGAGAACATTTACACCAATTATGAGACAACATTATCATACAGGGTTCAAATGTAGCAGTGCTGCATACTAATCATATTTTGTCAAGGGAGGTCATTAATTGTGAATTCATCTTCGGACGTTACACATAAAACACTctgttacacatacacacatagactCTCCTCCACAGACACACGACAGTCTCACAACTTATTGTTCACGGCAACCTCCATGCACTGAGGGAAGTAAAAAGGCAGATCAGTGTCGGTGAGAGTTGCTCTAGAAAACAGTAACAAATGGTTTGCTCCAAAAGATACCCCAAAACAAGAAAAGCCAGCTTGGTTTAAGAGGCAAAGGATCAAAATTGCTAAGCAGCATAGTTTGGAATTGGAATTTGGTCCTTTTCTCTGACTTCCACGGGTCTCGTGACGTTCCACATTTTCGGAGGGTGCCACATACAAAACCTGAATGTccttaaacagtatttttatgttgttaGTCTGGTTATTTAACCCACAGTGTCTTGCAGCTGCTGCTCCTCTGCTCACACCTCAATGCCTTTGACGGCCTGGTTGATCGACTCGAGTAGGGCTCGGTTCTCTGGGTTCTGATAGCACTCCTTATCGGTGAACATGTGGGTCAGGGTGTCCACGCAGGCGTCAAAATTCTGCTCAGTAATTGGCTCTTGCTGTGGTAAACAACAGATTACAGTTTGTTAAAAGCAAGCTACATAAAAGTATAATGTACAATGCTTGCTGGGCGTAGTCAAAGGTAGACAGCAAGCGGACTGACCATCTGTGGTAGACGGATGTTGGCAAGGCTGCGGATAAGAGCCTTGCTCAGGCCTGACAGTTCCATGAACAGAGCCTCATTCTTCTCCTCTATGAGTTTATTCTCTTCCTCCATGCTCTTGAGGTTCTTCTCCATGGATGAGATCTATTGAGGGATAGAATTGCATGAATAAACAGCAGCTGTGAGGTCAAACTGTGTATTCTATCTTTGTGATGATAAAATACTGTCATTTGTAATATTGTGTTTAAGGTACTGTacatatcattatcattatatttcTTATGGAAAGAagtcacaaaaattattttttcaattacgGGATTTTCAGTGatgatgttttaaattgaaataatatttcacaatgttactgtttttttgtatttttgatcaaataaatgtagctttggttacttctttcaaaaacatttttttttttaaatttacaaacctcaaacttttgaatagtagtgtatatatgcatttacaaatatgcatttaataaaagCAGACCTGTGTATGGAGGTTGGCCATGTCTGCTTCCATCTCAGAGTTCGACTCATTCAGTTCACTGATCTCTTTGTTCAGCTGTTTTATGTCTTCATCATTGTCAAGAACTGAGGGGATAGAAAAACAATGCATATGTTAATGAAGAGCACAAAATGAACATAATGGGGATAAAAGAAGAGAAGCAAATTATATTTGCTCTTACCATCACTTGCCCTGAATTTCTTGCTGATGTAATCATCTCCTGGGAACCTGGCTCTCTTCTTGTTAGCTGAAGCTCTAGGGCAACCTGATAGACTGTAGAAACATTATGATTAAGAGATGTATTGTCTtagatttgttgtttttattacaccATCCTTCGGTAACCCCAGAAAGCCATTtctaatatttcaaaacatattacTTACATATGGCATTTTCAAGacaattagttttattatatatctaGCATATATAGCAATTTTAATTCACTCACAGCTTGCCATTTATCAGGACTATTTAATAccataatactaatatttatctGTAAATTTTACTATGTCCCGTCTGTACCTGCGATGAGTGAGAAAGCTGCCATTGGCATGTCCTGATCCATCACATCCTGGCGTAGGGCAGGTCGGGCCCTCAGCCTTGAAGGCCTTCCAGGAGAATGGTGTGCCATTTAACATGCCCTCCTTCTGCCGGCGTGCTGCCAGCGGGCACCCATAGGCACTGCGGTGGGTGGCATATTTCCCACTGATATGCCCCAGACTGTCACAACCTGGCACCGGGCACCTATAGAGAGGTAAGTGACGAACTGGCAGTCAGGTTAGGCATTCTCTAAATATACAGGCTGTGCGCAACAATTTTCGTACATTAAATGTTgagattgttttttaaaaataaaaattaaaaattaaaaaaacatacctTAGGAGCTCAGAATCTTCCTTGTCATCCTTAGTCGGGGTGGTTTTGATTCCTCCCTTCTTGGCACGTGGACACCCAGACAGACTGCAATAGAGAAAAtgtgaatgttattattttttttacatccgCCATCTAATTTTGACTTGTTGCAAAGCTTGACCCTGAATCCAAAAAGTGCATCTTGAAAGTAGGTACAGTAAATGTAATATCTTTTAATTAACATACCTTCTATGGGAAGCATAGTTTCCAGTGATGTGTCCTGATCCATCACAACCTGGGGTAGGGCATCTGGAGGTCACAAAGAGAAAGACAGGTTAGTGTGAACATAGCATTGCTTTAGAAAGATACATTTCAAGTATCCCACATAAAATCATACTGGAAATCTAAATAAACATTTGGGCTTCAGCCTGGATGCTTAATGTGTCTCAGCTGGTTTGATGCATCTCTAGGATACAGTccaagaaatttatatttttggccaCTGAAAATATAAAGTGATTAGTGGTTCAAGAATATAAGAATAGCCAGCAAAAGGGACAGTAAACAGTGTTTTGCTGTAACAGCAGTATTATATAGAGTCAAGTAGAAGCAGTAATCGGTAAAGGATTCATTAGAGGAAAAAATAGAGCACAGACATACTTGAGTTCAGCAGTGTGGGCAGCCATGAGGGTCCGAAGACTTTTATCAGCAAGGGGACAACCAGAGAGACTGAAGAACAGTAGAAACACACCAGGAAGAAAGAATAGAGGGAGGAAGATTTCATTGAAGATGGAAGAGATATATATTTTGTAGTATGTCACTGATTCGTCATTTCTATGTAtgtattttagcaaatatatacatacaaagaGACATGAGTAAATGAGTTACCCAAATGCATTAAAGAGACATACAGCATTTGTCTGCAGTCAATATACAGGTTTATGTTATAGAGAGCTGAAGCTGTTAGGGTTCAACAGAGAGGAaaacagataaagaaaaaaaagaaaacacaagtaGGGCTTGTGTTCAGAGCTGAAATACTGTGTCAGCTTCTGGCATACCTGCGGTGTGATGCATAGTTCCCAGTTATATGTCCACTGCCATCACAACCTGGGGTGGGACATCTGGAGGGAGGTAAAGAGAGTATTAAATCCCTGTGGAATCATTCAGGTAATTTATTAACCTTTGCAAGACACTAAAATTACAGACTTCTTTTATTGGCTTAgcagatgtgttttgtgtttaaataaggCTGTTGTTGCAGCAGACACTTACAGCAAGACCTCTTTCTTGCTGTCCTTGGGCTGGAATTTGACTTTGAAGCTGGAGGTTGTGACATCACCAGGGTACTTTCTGTCCTCCATGCTCTCCTGAGTGGCATCATCATCGTCTCCATCAGAGGAAGCGTATGAGTGTGTGGTGTATTCAACCTGGACACAACAGACAAACAACAGTCAAACAGGTGCAAAACTGTGACAGTTTAATTCATAGaatgaaggtttttattcatTAACCATGATTTAACCATGAAGTGAGACTATATTAATATATCTCAGATTGatatacatttttgaaagtttaattgatattttgagggtttttatttataatccatacagaaaagtattgtaaaccccaaaacatatttttttgtttaattcacagtggaattttgtaaactattaaacataatattttgttatatttacaataacaatatgtgattgtaatcaaaattatttgttaaaattacaaattattggtatcaaaaacagagaaatactgtaatactcataacaaaacaattttgttaatttgacatgcaaatattgtaaaaactaaagttttagtctgttgtttttaaaaatacaaataaagtatgtatgtcactttacaagtttatgctgtagactaattttagcatgattgatgaaacaatgcaaattgaggtaatacatttttttccacaaaaaaaataaaaataattgtgaacctgagaggttgcccatctatatatataaaaatatggctacaattataagaatattgtgttttataatttaggctatgtgtttgtagcatattgtacactgtaaaaaataagtgtcattttaactgtacaattttgtaaaaacgctacaaaaaaaaaaagtgttaataggttaacagtaagttcctgtactatatacagggaaaaaactgtaaaagatctaaccagacatttcatgtaattttacagtaaaatgctgttaattttacagttttttttttagaaataaaaaaagaacaaatcaatgtataatttacagtcaaaaactgtaaactgatattcccagaattccctgtgtgacgctccacatttgaaaagtattttgtttaaataatcatgttttttaatagtgttttgttatcagttgtacatttgggctttatgttacatcttctgctgtttaatgaaagtttattgaattgtttaagtatcgtgtgtcaccatgatggtgttttgtgtttgcatgaatgactttgtgcaccttctaaatattaatataaacttctgcttgtggcgaagctacttgtgatgaacttcgattcttcatgtggctttctcttttaccacctgcattattatggtggttgtcagtatgttaaaggtacaaaacagattttaatagcagtgtgcgttgttgaatttactggtttacattcaaattttcttgtttgtaaataacagttttatactgtaaaatttacagtttttggccgtaattgtgtttacagttttttctgtattttttacaaaagtattctggcaaccacagctgccaaaattattttgtaaaaactacagacttttttttttacagtgtactgtaaaatttacagtttttggccgtaattgtgtttacagtttttctgtattttttacaaaagtattctggcaaccacagctgccaaaattattttgtaaaaactacagactttttttttacagtgtactgtaaaatttacagtttttggccgtaattgtgtttacagtaattttttttctgtattttttacaaaagtattctggcaaccacagctgccaaaattattttgtaaaaactacagacttttttttttacagtggattgATACCTCCTCTGGCTCCTCCTCTTTCTGTTGGTTTGACTTGGTGTAGTCCAGAGGCCCCTCCCACTCCTCTTGTTTGTTAGTGTGGCTGGAGTGGGGTGAGGTGATGCCATGGTGTTGAGAAGATGATGACGAGGATGAAGATGGGTCTGGTGACCTGACTCCTTCCCTCTTAGGTTTCTTCATGCTGAGGTCCAGTGTGCCATTCTCATCCACCTCAATGTCCATGTCCTAGATTGTAGAAGACATTAATTAGAATCTAGCGTATATATAACGTGGATGTTATGGAACTCCACTTTCCAGATATAGACAGAGAGGAACTCACTTTGCTGGCCTGATCTGGCTGTGTGGTGCTGAGGTTTTCAGGCCTCTCCCAGCAGCGGGTGGACAGGTTGAGAATGGCAGTGGCAGCCATGTGTGCGGCTTCGGCATCATGGGTATAATCATACCCACTTGAGGTGGAAGAGGAGCTGCTTTTGGTGTAGCCTCCTGACAGGCTGTGGCTGGGGGACAAGGCTTTGGGGAATGGTTTGGCTGTtcattataatagtaataataataataataatatatgtttcaGTATGCTATCAATAATTCATTATCTAGTAATATCTGTTGTATTTGTATCtgttattttaaagggaattAGGGGGTGCTTACATTTGAAGGCTTTAGGTGAGGTTTCGCTGGTGGGCATCTTGGGTGCAAGCAAGCGCTTGCCGAACACCTGTACATCAAAGGTTGCATAGTCGAAAGACACCTTAGAATACTTCTCCAGCTCCTTAGCCAGGTTGGCACGAGGAGTGGCTGGCATGGCATTGGGCCTGTAGCTACCGTACTGAGGGATGTCTAGCTGTTTCACAAAACACATCGGCCTGTAGAGGAAAGAGTGTTTAGTCACAATGTTTCCCTATCAGGTTCTTTTGCCTGTTAAAGATCTAGCTGGGATGTTGAGAAGAGGACTTGAGAGGACCTCACCTGAGAACTCTGTCAGAGTTTGAGCCTCCACTGGCAGGATCACTGACAGAAGTCTGCGGCTGTGACTGCTTTTCATTGCTTTTCTGTTTCCCTGCAGCAGCAACAGGACAGCCAGAGAGACTAAAAGTGTACAAAGTAAGAAAACACATGGTTTTAGGGAAACCTGATGTGAACAGAAATTGAAGCCTGGAAAGTTTACAATAGTTATGGAGCAGTACCTGCGATGTGTGTTGCGGTTGCTGTTCACATGTCCCTGTCCAGTGCATCCAGGTGTTGGACACTTAAGTACGTTCTCGTGCATTGCCAAGACTAGTGCCGAAAAATAAGTACGTTCTCGTGCATTGCCAAGACTAGTGCCGAAAAAACACATTAGCttactaccgttcaaatgttattttttttaaagaaattaatacttatattcagcaatgatgcattaaaatgaccaaaagtgacagtaaagacatatttataatatatatatatatatatatatatatataaactttttaaataaatgttctttctattattcaaagaatcttgaaaaaaaaatcatggtttacacaaaaatattaagtagcacaagctctctttaacattgataaaatatatatacatatatatatataaaaaatgtttcttaagcaccagatcagcatgttggcatgatttttgaaggatcatgtgacactaaagactgctgaaaattcagctttgccatcacaggaataaattatattatatatatataaaatagaaaacatttattttaaattgtgattaaatgtgtttttactgtatatttaatcaaataaatgcagcaaaatactttttttaaagtcggtaatatacatatattaaaaatgtatataaaatatgtacacattttatcatgtttatacaatttttacaaataaatgtatataaatgtaaatgtgttttaaatttgtattaatatatattatgtgtgtgtgtgtgtgtatcacatattataataatagtgcAACACAATGCTTACTCTCTGGAGGGATTCTGTCCTTGTGTGGGCACCCAGAAAGGCTGCGGTGGTGTGGGTATAATCCAGTCACATGACCTGTCCCATCACATCCTGGAGTAGGGCACTTTACTTCCTTCTTCTCCGATCTAGAACCTTCTGTGCCCAAGAGTGAGGAGGCAAAAGCAAATTAAACTCCCACACACTGTACCTGCATGATAATTTTATCTAAATTTAATTGGGGTCATAAGAGGTAGGCAGCAATTTCCTGTCACCTTTGCCATAGAATGCTCTGCGAGCTGTGATGTCCATGGTCTTATTCATCCTCTCCTCTGAGCTGTGGTAGTGCTGCTGCTCAGGAGAGCAGCTCTCTTCAGAACTGCGGCCAGTTTGTTTGGCTTTCAGTGCAATGGCCTGTTCCAGAAGTCCCAAGTTCCCCCGTGTCATGTCGTACGTCTCTGAGTCATCTGTGACATCTGATCTCTGTGACATGCTGTCCAACTCGTCATCATCCGCTTCATCAGCCTCCTCTTCTTCTCCGTCATCTTCTTCTTCCTCTAGTCCCTCTTCCTCTCCCTCTGAACCCAGCTCGATGACTACAGTGGGTGAGTCTTTATCTGAAGCATCATCTCtttcttcttcatcctcctcctcctcatcttctccAAGAGGGTGGTTTAGATTGATGTCGCTGTGTGTCATCATATCTAATTCCTGATCTGAAGCAGTGGGGACAGGGGCAATTAGGGAGGAAGGCTCTACCTGGGATTGGatctcctcatcctcttcctcatcatcatcatcatcttcactgTCCTTCTCTGTCTCCCCAGTGTCTTTGGTCTGGATTTTGCCAAAGTCTCCACTGAAGTACTGGTGGTCTGAGTTGTTCTTCTGGCTCAAACATTGTGTCTCCTCTTccccctcctcttcttcctcctcctcctcctcttcttcttcaacAGTTGTCAAAGGCTCGTCTGTCTCTTTCAGCTGCTGGGTCACTCGCTCTTCTTCTGTaatctcttcttcttcctcctctacCTCTTCCTCTCGAGCCTGAATTTCTTCGGTGACCTGTAGCCCCTCCTCTGCCTCAGCATCCATGGTGATTTGTTGGATAGACGTAGCCTCGATATTGGCTTCTTCCTTCTCAATTTCGCTCTCTGGCACTAAACTTGATGTTTCTCTGAAAGGTGTCTTTTTCTCTTCTGAATCCACTTGTGATATTTCTTCTAAGGGAATGCCAAAAAAGGCCATCATTAACTAAATGATTTTTTGATGTTTCTTGACAAGTTTGGGTGATATAATAAAGCATATATACATAAAGACCATAGTATGTGAACTGCATGGtacataactttaaaaataatacacttctTTGTAGTTAATAGGTTATTAACCCACCTATCATTGCTTCTGATGtaggtgttttttcttttgcttccATCTCTTTATCAGTAGTGTCTTCTTCAGATTCCACTCCCTCatcttttgtttctgtttcacTGTTTGTGTCACTCTCTGCATTAAACCCTTCATCCATGGCCAGCTTTAGGGGGTTGGACTTCTTTTGGGGGGCTGGCTGATTCTCCTCTGCCTCCTGGAGTTTTCTTTTCTTAGCTAATGGGCAGCCCAATGCACTGGAACAGATGAAAAGGTTTGACAAAAAAACTCAGTtgctcactttttcttttttctttttttatattgccATATCTATAAGAGACTAAATTCTTACTACCTACCTTCTGTGTCGTGCATACTTTCCACTGACATGGCCTAAGCCGTCACATCCTGGTGTAGGGCAGCTGTAAAACAGGGGTTTTTATTAGCTATATACATTAACCTACTAAACTCTGGTCTTTAAAAACATGATGAGTAGCACTACAAAAGCATAAAAGCTCTCACCTATACTCTTGTCCAACAAGCTCAAGAGGAACTGATATAAGGAGTGAGATAAAAGCTCTGTCAGTCATTAAATTCACTGAAATggacaaaacatatttttcaagtttttaagaGGCTCTCACCTCTGATTCCTTTTGAGCGTGTCCTTGTCCACTTCTCATCTGCATCTTGGCTCATCTGGAACACAAACACATGAGTGGTTATGagattataataaaattttattaaagtcTTAAGATATTTACACTATCCGTTTCTCTAatgtgtttctaaaatcataCAATATCACTGTTCCCTGGCTTTTATAGACTATGATTTTTGTCTTAAGATCTGAGCAGGTCTAATTTTACAGACACCAGAGTAGCCCCCAATCCTCTTAAATGCTTGTAAAGAGCTCTATCAATAATTCACATCCAATAAGTTGCACATCCCTCCCAATCCTTAGTGGAAGTGAAGtgaaatataagaaagaaactaGGCCCTCCCAGGCTTATAAAGATATCAGAGCTTCAGAAAGGGAAATGTACTTTTAGCTTCTTTGGTTTTGTGGTATAGTATAAGACAAGAGATAATCAATGAAAATGAAGCTACTGtgacatacataaacacacataatgtCTCACTTTTAGTCTCCTACTCCTCTTGTTCTCACAGCTGCTGACTCTGTCCCCTCGTGTCCACCTCTGGCTCAGCAGCTGCCCTCTGAACTCATTCTCTGTTGGACAGAAAGAATAAGACAACAATTTCAGTCTGACATGTCCAAATATTTAAAGGTGCATTAGAAGGTGCCTCTAAGATCAGAAAGTAAGCTAATCTATGCCAGTAATGCTGATTCATATGCAACTATTGTGATGTCATTTTCCACAGGATGactataaaagataaaaaaaaaccgtAATCCAGAAGCAAACATTAAAAAGCCCCCAGAGGACCCATGCACTTTGGTCACTGAATGGGCTTCCAGCAGTCCATCATGGTCTGCGTGCCTTCATGGCTCTGGTGTTGATTATTCTTCCTGGGTGACGAGAGATCTGGCCGTGACCCAGCTGTTTTTTATCAGGGCGTCATTACATGTGGTCTGATTACGTTTTAAGCAGCACCTGGTGCTCAGTCAAATCACACACGTACCAGGGGAGGGAATTCCCTTGAGAACTGCAACAATTGCGGCACTTGCCACATATTATACAATATGCAATGCAAACCTTTCTTAGAAGTCAGTGACCCGTGTCTGTTTGCATGGAAACAAATTAATCTGATTTCTTTGCATTTGCTGAAAACTTTCTATAAAAGTAAGTTGAATACAAAAGGGAGGAACATAATATCTTTGAAAATAATGTATCCTATTTTCCAACACATTAGGAGTCAagtaatataaatacacataaattcttcaaaatattcctTTCAAAGACACCTCCAAAGACAATGGCATGTAAAAGATAAGGAACATTTGCATGCTGCTACATGTTATTTCTAGATGAAAATGGTGAGtagatgacagattttttttttataccagtcACTTGACCTAAATAGTTTCAGTCATCCCTTTAAAGGGACAAAATAGTGCCCATTCTCTTAAATTACTGTATCTCCCAGCATACAAAAAACAGTTTGACTCTTATATAGTAGGCCTATGCATGAAATGGTTCAATGGGAGTACATGTTAGCCCCAAAATGCTATTACGTTTTAATATAGactaatattagtatttattttgtcGCATCAGGCCCTTAACTTCAAAAAAGGACCATGATGCTGCTGCGCATAACCTCTTCTAGCACACCACGCCTTTCAATTATTATCAGCCAAACCCTCCGCCTTTAAAACACTGTCACTTTCCTGGAGGATAAACAATATCTAGCAGAATATGTTTACAAGACCTGCGACTGTATTATTAGAGCAATAACGTTAGAGCCCAACCTACAGAGGTCCTAAAACAAGAATAAGCGATgaataaaaagcaattaaaatgtaaaacagaaagaaagtcGATCATCTAATAAATGAATGGTGTATTATGTAGGCCTAGCCTGAAGTAAACAGATGGTTCGTGTAGATAACGCACGCACACAAGACGATATAACATATGCTGCTTTTGCGTTGCTTAAGGGTTACTGTTTGTCCGCTCccataaaatgcattgtatttgTACATGTATCTCTGACTT from Cyprinus carpio isolate SPL01 chromosome B23, ASM1834038v1, whole genome shotgun sequence includes:
- the LOC109048221 gene encoding myelin transcription factor 1-like isoform X5; its protein translation is MKLCKTFLENEFRGQLLSQRWTRGDRVSSCENKRSRRLKMSQDADEKWTRTRSKGIRVPLELVGQEYSCPTPGCDGLGHVSGKYARHRSALGCPLAKKRKLQEAEENQPAPQKKSNPLKLAMDEGFNAESDTNSETETKDEGVESEEDTTDKEMEAKEKTPTSEAMIEEISQVDSEEKKTPFRETSSLVPESEIEKEEANIEATSIQQITMDAEAEEGLQVTEEIQAREEEVEEEEEEITEEERVTQQLKETDEPLTTVEEEEEEEEEEEEGEEETQCLSQKNNSDHQYFSGDFGKIQTKDTGETEKDSEDDDDDEEEDEEIQSQVEPSSLIAPVPTASDQELDMMTHSDINLNHPLGEDEEEEDEEERDDASDKDSPTVVIELGSEGEEEGLEEEEDDGEEEEADEADDDELDSMSQRSDVTDDSETYDMTRGNLGLLEQAIALKAKQTGRSSEESCSPEQQHYHSSEERMNKTMDITARRAFYGKGSRSEKKEVKCPTPGCDGTGHVTGLYPHHRSLSGCPHKDRIPPEILAMHENVLKCPTPGCTGQGHVNSNRNTHRSLSGCPVAAAGKQKSNEKQSQPQTSVSDPASGGSNSDRVLRPMCFVKQLDIPQYGSYRPNAMPATPRANLAKELEKYSKVSFDYATFDVQVFGKRLLAPKMPTSETSPKAFKSKPFPKALSPSHSLSGGYTKSSSSSTSSGYDYTHDAEAAHMAATAILNLSTRCWERPENLSTTQPDQASKDMDIEVDENGTLDLSMKKPKREGVRSPDPSSSSSSSSQHHGITSPHSSHTNKQEEWEGPLDYTKSNQQKEEEPEEVEYTTHSYASSDGDDDDATQESMEDRKYPGDVTTSSFKVKFQPKDSKKEVLLCPTPGCDGSGHITGNYASHRSLSGCPLADKSLRTLMAAHTAELKCPTPGCDGSGHITGNYASHRSLSGCPRAKKGGIKTTPTKDDKEDSELLRCPVPGCDSLGHISGKYATHRSAYGCPLAARRQKEGMLNGTPFSWKAFKAEGPTCPTPGCDGSGHANGSFLTHRSLSGCPRASANKKRARFPGDDYISKKFRASDVLDNDEDIKQLNKEISELNESNSEMEADMANLHTQISSMEKNLKSMEEENKLIEEKNEALFMELSGLSKALIRSLANIRLPQMQEPITEQNFDACVDTLTHMFTDKECYQNPENRALLESINQAVKGIEV